The Toxorhynchites rutilus septentrionalis strain SRP chromosome 3, ASM2978413v1, whole genome shotgun sequence genome includes a region encoding these proteins:
- the LOC129776273 gene encoding neural-cadherin-like: protein MWYLGAAARMRPPSGPIGAPEGLQPSLWPAAQRSHRSKSVSVSMLAVVVVVLVLNLNIVVVSCKHHRHHSASSEEFKFDPTNSFVSLVLPHDTYPGYSIQKFSANFTNPNSPFSSISSYSSKPLNYRLLETDYSKYFTVLDDGMVMTTSDLSPLVNRPVKLVVLEETPNSTATHQLQLYIMNRKDMLHFPSALGENVGKLSENKNAGTRVRELPLLQANSARGAKSVIYTIVAGNDGHAFALEDSSSGTVKNTVRIDDTRKHGVWLVSNKPLDRETKDEYVVVVEASDLKKINKAKVKLQVNILDVNDNHPVFTKPDYRFTVTGVKSTNAYGNETISWERFTSIGKVEAKDADGDKVAYRLMNPSNTVVIVPQTGELLLADEPDLSEVFVDVEAHDIRSPSLKSEKPARVMIEFVAPDPVPVIVQHMNHEYQHSHRRDKRRVTRAVRPTKRIEFSEADGDTEGRNVFQLEKETDRETFKIRDENPWVTVETNGAVRVKKKWDYEELGPEKTLDFWVIISNQGGHNGKWKRDELL from the coding sequence ATGTGGTATCTCGGAGCCGCAGCTAGAATGCGGCCCCCGAGCGGTCCCATAGGGGCCCCTGAAGGCCTACAGCCCTCACTTTGGCCGGCAGCGCAACGTAGTCATCGATCGAAATCAGTCAGTGTTTCAATGTTAGCCGTTGTAGTAGTAGTGTTAGTGTTAAATCTAAATATTGTCGTAGTATCGTGTAAGCACCATCGCCATCATAGCGCTAGCAGCGAAGAGTTCAAGTTCGACCCAACGAACAGCTTCGTAAGCTTAGTCCTGCCGCACGACACATATCCGGGCTACAGCATTCAGAAGTTCAGCGCCAACTTCACCAATCCGAACTCACCATTCTCGTCGATCTCGTCATACTCATCCAAGCCGCTCAACTATCGGCTGCTGGAGACGGATTACTCCAAGTACTTCACCGTCCTGGACGATGGTATGGTCATGACGACTTCCGACCTCTCCCCGCTAGTCAACCGGCCGGTGAAGCTGGTCGTCCTCGAGGAGACACCCAATTCCACTGCCACGCACCAGCTGCAGCTGTACATTATGAACCGCAAAGATATGCTACACTTCCCCAGTGCGCTCGGAGAAAACGTCGGTAAACTCAGTGAGAACAAGAACGCCGGTACGCGAGTTCGTGAACTTCCGCTTCTACAGGCAAATTCCGCGCGCGGTGCCAAATCGGTTATCTATACGATCGTCGCCGGTAACGACGGTCACGCGTTCGCACTGGAAGACAGCAGCAGCGGAACGGTCAAGAACACCGTCCGCATTGACGACACCAGAAAGCACGGTGTTTGGCTTGTGTCCAACAAACCCTTGGATCGCGAAACCAAGGACGAATACGTCGTGGTTGTGGAAGCCTCGGACTTGAAGAAGATCAACAAAGCGAAAGTTAAACTGCAAGTGAACATTTTGGACGTGAACGACAACCATCCGGTGTTCACCAAGCCCGACTACCGCTTCACAGTGACCGGTGTTAAGTCAACAAACGCCTACGGCAACGAAACTATTTCCTGGGAACGGTTCACAAGCATTGGAAAAGTTGAAGCCAAAGACGCCGACGGCGATAAGGTAGCGTACCGCCTGATGAACCCAAGCAACACCGTGGTGATCGTTCCCCAAACGGGTGAACTCCTGCTCGCGGACGAGCCGGACCTCTCGGAGGTATTTGTTGACGTTGAGGCTCACGATATCCGCTCGCCTAGTCTGAAGAGTGAGAAACCTGCCCGGGTGATGATCGAGTTTGTTGCCCCGGATCCGGTACCGGTTATCGTCCAGCACATGAACCACGAGTACCAGCACTCGCATCGCCGTGACAAGCGTCGTGTTACCCGTGCTGTTCGGCCGACCAAGCGGATCGAGTTCTCCGAAGCGGATGGCGATACCGAGGGTCGTAATGTGTTCCAGCTGGAGAAGGAAACTGACCGGGAAACGTTTAAGATACGTGACGAGAATCCGTGGGTTACGGTGGAAACCAACGGTGCAGTGCGAGTTAAGAAGAAGTGGGACTACGAGGAGTTGGGACCGGAGAAGACACTCGACTTCTGGGTGATCATCAGCAACCAGGGAGGACATAACGGTAAGTGGAAGCGGGATGAATTATTGTAA